The Acropora palmata chromosome 10, jaAcrPala1.3, whole genome shotgun sequence genome contains a region encoding:
- the LOC141894696 gene encoding uncharacterized protein LOC141894696, translating into MSEFLNAFLNKFHEEACSFRVTSSEVRDVESAVLQGLSTVLDKGQTLRFESIRKAATIPASGEDPVVTYRDLFSVEKILPVGSFYEGTKLILPNQFDFNIKVNVGEIDIHQGCRPGRVQVTFECGHQKSLQSLYAVFSGMLDASLKSLTDAEKRITRETGTLHILSTFTYPFQGSCLNLEWKRANDVFEIRVKIMPSIPCTDTFVEEIAKGDNFPSLFHQLVKDLGCFLVPKTCPGDCGECFHVSFAQAELHLMQSLDEVHRKCYRLVKWLLCSHILESYKVKMAILDHVYNSKCRSQDSISECVLAVLESLLNNYNDLKMPSFFLRSCCLITNGEGTITSGLDYLIDASGLDMSKIIVKQPEFTDLHSEEKYDWLDMFASYEFQRRCISLMISMLRYLADEEELPRLCSMFTAFLVFFDTEIAALSIPGLDGVPCKIARPTPRDWRDKVPNLSRRIFIPAFSLMRHEIQAILGPTFSSPAVSSTAPIPLCLPSPVMGFSQGSIGSVTWKDPNGDLYLRQGAMCYFDELRGGSWCPRSFGKMSFVDNFKEFYDSYLSRLLCCSQGLPRAQLVRGGSLKVGPSDESSDSEEIPDFQGPFQYNVRYDGEAFMEKIVSRWNYKRCLIRFLVNRMLGAIDLKKNERP; encoded by the coding sequence ATGAGTGAGTTTCTGAACGCGTTTCTCAACAAATTTCATGAAGAGGCCTGCAGCTTTCGCGTAACTTCGTCCGAAGTCAGGGATGTTGAGTCGGCTGTTCTTCAAGGGCTGTCAACAGTTCTTGATAAAGGTCAGACTCTGAGATTTGAATCTATCCGCAAGGCTGCAACCATTCCTGCAAGTGGGGAAGATCCAGTTGTAACATATAGAGACCTTTTCTCAGTTGAAAAAATCCTACCTGTTGGGAGCTTCTACGAAGGAACTAAACTCATTCTTCCAAACCAGTTTGACTTCAACATTAAGGTGAATGTTGGTGAAATTGATATCCACCAAGGATGCAGACCAGGTCGTGTACAGGTCACGTTTGAATGTGGCCATCAGAAAAGTCTACAAAGTCTTTATGCGGTGTTCTCTGGAATGCTCGATGCATCGTTAAAATCTTTGACAGATGCTGAGAAGAGGATAACAAGGGAAACAGGCACATTGCACATACTATCAACGTTCACGTATCCGTTTCAAGGATCATGTCTTAATTTAGAATGGAAACGAGCGAACGATGTATTTGAAATTCGCGTGAAAATCATGCCATCAATTCCATGTACCGATACGTTTGTTGAGGAGATCGCAAAAGGCGACAATTTCCCATCACTTTTCCACCAGTTGGTCAAAGACCTGGGCTGCTTTCTGGTACCTAAAACGTGTCCAGGAGACTGCGGGGAATGTTTTCATGTTTCCTTTGCTCAAGCAGAGCTTCATCTCATGCAATCCCTGGATGAAGTACATCGCAAATGTTATCGATTGGTGAAGTGGCTCCTTTGCAGTCATATTTTAGAATCTTACAAGGTCAAGATGGCTATTCTAGACCACGTTTATAATTCAAAGTGCCGATCACAAGACAGCATCTCTGAATGCGTTTTAGCGGTGCTTGAGTCGCTGCTTAACAACTACAATGACCTTAAAATGCCGTCCTTCTTTTTGAGGTCGTGCTGCTTGATCACAAATGGCGAGGGAACGATAACTTCCGGCTTGGATTATCTTATTGATGCCTCTGGACTTGACATGTCAAAAATAATAGTGAAGCAACCGGAATTTACCGATCTTCACAGTGAGGAAAAGTATGATTGGCTCGACATGTTTGCGTCGTACGAATTTCAGAGACGATGCATCAGTTTAATGATAAGCATGCTTCGCTACCTTGCCGATGAAGAAGAGTTACCGCGTTTGTGTAGCATGTTCACAGCTTTTCTCGTCTTTTTTGACACTGAAATTGCGGCACTTTCCATTCCCGGATTAGACGGTGTTCCATGTAAGATCGCCAGACCAACACCAAGGGATTGGAGAGACAAGGTACCTAATTTGTCGAGGAGGATCTTCATTCCTGCATTTTCTCTGATGCGTCACGAAATCCAAGCAATTCTTGGACCAACATTTTCATCTCCTGCTGTATCTTCTACTGCGCCAATACCCTTGTGCCTGCCGAGCCCAGTTATGGGATTCTCTCAAGGATCTATTGGTTCTGTTACATGGAAAGATCCTAATGGAGATCTCTATTTGCGTCAGGGAGCTATGTGCTATTTTGATGAATTACGAGGTGGTTCTTGGTGCCCACGTTCATTTGGCAAGATGTCCTTCGTCGACAACTTCAAGGAATTCTATGATTCTTATCTCTCGCGCCTACTCTGTTGTAGTCAAGGGCTTCCAAGAGCCCAACTGGTTAGAGGAGGTAGTCTGAAAGTTGGCCCCTCAGACGAGAGTTCAGATAGCGAAGAGATCCCAGACTTTCAAGGACCATTTCAATACAATGTGCGCTATGACGGAGAGGCATTtatggaaaaaattgtttcccgCTGGAATTACAAACGTTGTCTCATCCGATTCCTTGTTAATAGAATGCTAGGCGCAATcgatttaaagaaaaatgaaaggccatag